The genomic window AGATGCCGGTTTCGTCGCTGAGGCGATTGACTCCGCAATTGCGTGGGCAGACGCGGCAGGCGGCCAGGGCCTGTCGGGCTTGCTCGGCCCGCTGGCGGAGTTCGCCGGTTTGGGCCAGGCGGAGGTAGGCCGGCCAGGTTTGCGGCTGTGGGGCGGTGTGAGGGGGGAGGTTTTGGTGGTTGCGAAGCGCGTGGTTGGGGCCGGTTGCTGCGGCCGGTGGCGGCGTGTGATGTTTGATGTTGCTTTTGTGGTTCATGGCCGGGCCGGGCCGGGCTGTGGGGTGCGGTGGTTGGCGGTGGTTTCCTCCGGCACCCACAATGCCACATCAATATATTGGCCGCCGCGGGTTTGGTGGCAATGGACGGCCAGGACGTTGGGGTCCGGCCGAAGGGCGGCGCGGGCTTCGGGAGTCAACGGGACGGCGATGTAATCGGTGGTGTAGCCTTCCAGGCGTGTGGCGACCACACCGTTGATCCACACGGTGGCGTCTTCGTCGTGGTGGATGAGGAGGTGGAGGTTGTCGGGCACGGGGTCGGGGCATTGGAAGGTGCGGCGCAGCCAAATGTCGGGTCCGGACCATGGCGTTTGGACGAAGGCCCCCGGGGTGCCGTAGGTGCCGAAACCGGCCGGGCCTTCGGCCCAATCGGCGTCGTTGTAGTCGGGTTGGAACCAGCCCTCGGGTGGTGGGGTGAGCCGGTAACGCCAGGGGACCGGCTCCAAGAAGGCGGGTGGTGAGAGGAATTGTCCGGGCCAGGGAGCGCTGGGGTCGCGGTTGAGGCGGTTGAGCAGGGCGGGGTCGAGCTTGCTGACGGCGCGGTCGTAGGTGAGCAGTCCGTTGCATTCGGTTTCGACATCGGTGGTCTGGGTATAGACGGCGGCGCTGAGGCCGCTGACGCGATGGAGTTGCCAGACCTGTTGGAGCAGGCGTTGGTAGCGGGCCGCCAGGGCGGGTGGGTCGGGCAACATCACGTACCCCCAGAACTGAGTGGACCAGGTATGGCCGGGGATGGCGAGGCCGAGTCCGCCGAACTCACCGAGGACGGCGGCGCGGCCGGGTTCGGGCGGGGGCGAGACGGGGTCGGGGTAACTGTGGACATCGACGATATCGCCGACGTGGCGGTCGGTCCAACCGCTGGCGTTGCTGACGAGTCGGTCGGGGTCGAGTTCCTTGACCCAGGCGGTGAGGCGTTCGGTATCGTACTGGCCCCAGCCTTCGTTGAAGAGGACCCAGACGATGATGGAGGGGTGGTTGCGGCGGGCCTCGATCATGCGTTGCAGTTCGACTTCGAACTGGAGTCGGGTTTCCGGAGTGTGGTTTTCGCCGCTGGGCATGTCCTGCCAGACCAGCAGGCCGAGTCGATCGCACCAGTAATACCAGCGTTCGGGTTCGACCTTGACGTGTTTGCGGGCGAGGTTGAATCCGGCCTTTTTGAGGAAGAGCAGTTCGTGTTGGATGGCTTCGTCGCAGGGCGGCGTGTAGATGCCGTCGGGCCAGTAGCCCTGGTCGAGGGTGCCGAGCTGGAAGAGGGTTTGGCCGTTGAGTGCCATGCGGGCGCGACCGTCCTCGCCGGTCCGGAGTGTGATGGTGCGGAGGCCGAAATAGCTGCGCACGCGGTCGACGGGGTGGCCCTGGTGCATCAGTTCGACCTCGAGGTCGTAGAGGAAGGGGTTATCGGGGGACCAAAGCCTGGGTTCGGGGATGCGCAGCCACAGTTCCTGTGCTGCGGGGCCGGTGACGCGGGCGACTTCGCGACCTTCGGCCTTGGCGATGGCCAGGACGCCGAGGTTGTCCCGGGAAGAGGAGGGGTCGACGCGGAGGCGCAGTCCGTTGAGTTCGGGGCGGAGGACGAGACGGTTGATGCAGG from Limisphaera ngatamarikiensis includes these protein-coding regions:
- a CDS encoding glycoside hydrolase family 2 protein codes for the protein MTTRWAARVSPDQVWPEYPRPTLVRDDWLNLNGLWSYAITPASRQTPPTRWDGLILVPFPIEAPLSGLGRRLQPDQRLWYRRTFRIPESWTNRRIRLHFGAVDWACWVWVNGIHVGEHRGGYDPFTFDITRALQPAGENELLVAVEDPTEGGQPRGKQAHRNEGIFYTPSSGIWQTVWLEPVPQPCINRLVLRPELNGLRLRVDPSSSRDNLGVLAIAKAEGREVARVTGPAAQELWLRIPEPRLWSPDNPFLYDLEVELMHQGHPVDRVRSYFGLRTITLRTGEDGRARMALNGQTLFQLGTLDQGYWPDGIYTPPCDEAIQHELLFLKKAGFNLARKHVKVEPERWYYWCDRLGLLVWQDMPSGENHTPETRLQFEVELQRMIEARRNHPSIIVWVLFNEGWGQYDTERLTAWVKELDPDRLVSNASGWTDRHVGDIVDVHSYPDPVSPPPEPGRAAVLGEFGGLGLAIPGHTWSTQFWGYVMLPDPPALAARYQRLLQQVWQLHRVSGLSAAVYTQTTDVETECNGLLTYDRAVSKLDPALLNRLNRDPSAPWPGQFLSPPAFLEPVPWRYRLTPPPEGWFQPDYNDADWAEGPAGFGTYGTPGAFVQTPWSGPDIWLRRTFQCPDPVPDNLHLLIHHDEDATVWINGVVATRLEGYTTDYIAVPLTPEARAALRPDPNVLAVHCHQTRGGQYIDVALWVPEETTANHRTPQPGPARP